The stretch of DNA ACGTGGAATCACAACCATTGCTGCTGGGGTTCACCCAACACAAAGTCGTATCTTGGCTCAAACTCAGCCCATTGATCATATAACTTTCGCCAGGGCATAGTTCGACATATGATGTTACCCGAATGGTATCCAAAAACTGTAAGGTGACACAGTGGATGGAGTCGCAGCCCATCGTAGATTGATAGTTGAGGCAAAAACTGGTGTCGACCGTGTAATTTGTTCCAGCCACATTTATCATTTCTCCGGCACAAGCCACTTCTTCCTGAAACGTAAAGAGCGTATCCTGCTGCACTAAGGTCACAACTGCCAGACTTGTACAGCCATTGGCATCCTCTAGGGCTAACTGATAAGTTCCGGCAGCGAGTCCCGTTAAGTTGGCATGGGTTGCACCATTGCTCCAATCATACGCATAAGGCATCGTACCGCCACTTACCAGCGCCTGGATTTGTCCACTATTCGGGCAAATGGTATCCTGCGGCACTTCTAAGCTCAGGCTCAGTAAATCTGGCTCCGGCAAAAATACCGTATCTTGTAGGGTACAACCATCTGCAGCCGTCAAGGTCACCGCATATGCTCCAGCTACCAGGTTCAACTGATGATCTTCGGTGCTACCATCTTCCCATAGATAGTTGAATGGAGCCATGGCTCCTGTCGGTTGGAGCGTGATCGCCCCATCCGTTTGGCCAAAGCAGGAAGGTGTTGTCAATTGAGGTTGGAGGTCCAAAGCACCATCTCCAATATAAAAATGCATCAGGGCTGGTTCGCTACTATAAATTCCGGCATGAGCCTGCACAAATAGCTGCCGCGGCCCATAGGTCAGGTCAGGTTTTATATTGCTGAAGGAAAAAGCGGAAAAAAGTGCCTCAAAATCTGCAAAACTCGCTTCCCCATTGTTGATCAATACATATCGCCTAAAAGGGGTACGGGTAGCGACGGTGATATTGGCCGTACTCATTGGTCCATAGAGTTGGTCCATCAAGCCGTCCGGATGTTGCGTCAAAGCAACAACGATGGAGTCAATATCCAATACCGAAAAAACCTTTAGGTCCACATCTCCTACCCCCGAAAAGCTACGGCAAATCGTATCAATCTGAAAATCGTGAACCGCCAGTCCAGCACTGTCATCTTCATCCAGGTCGACATACATTTCACAGGGTGGTTGCACACACTCCTCTGGCGTCGCCACAGCAAAAAGCTTTTTATCCAGTCGACAATATTCCTCCAGGCTATAGTCTTCAAAATCCAGGGTATAGATGGTCGTCCCGGCCGTATCCCGACCGAAAACATAGGTCACAATGCTATCACAACGATAAGGGAAGGAAATCATGGCATCCAGGACTTGCCCATTATCCGGAAAGGTAGCCACCACTGTACTGTTTACGGCGTTCTCCACGTCTACAGCTACCAAGGTATTGCTCTCCGTGGTGATATAAAACTGGCCATTGCGATAGGTCATGCCGCCCGCCGCCCGCATCTCGGGAGGGAGGTAACCCCGGAAGCTGAGGGAGTCGTCTTCGGGGTTGGCGATATCAGGATCGGCATAGAAACGTTGGATGGCCCAGCCGGCAGTGTAGATGCCATTGTTATAATCACAACCTAATGCAGTCACAAAGGGATCATCGTATGTAGGAAGTCGAAAGGTTACATCATAACCAATCCCTGACCCTATTCCACCAACTCTAAATAAACTTGGATAGAAGGATAAAAAAGCACTTTCAGTTGAAAAACCAAAAGCTTTGCCCTCAGAGGTGAAGGTTAGAGCTGTAACATATAGTTTAATCGAACTTGATAGATTTTCTGCCGAGCATGAATTTAAATCTATATCTCCCATGTTTACTTGTACAGCTTGACCTGCTGACCCTGTTAGAATAATTGTATCAGCATAAATGGCAGATTGTGCATTTAGCCAAGTAAAAAACAAACTCAGCAAGATGAATATTAGGAAGCGCATATTTAAGTATTGAAAAACGAAAAACCTAAGCTAAGCCTAAGTTTTCCGAATGTAGATTTATGTCAATTATAGCAGTTATTTATTTAGCACGAACGATCTTATGAACAGCTCGTTCCCCATGTTCAGTTTCAATTAGGATATAGTATATTCCATCTGGAATATCTAGTGGAATCTGCAATTCACTTATCGTCTCTCCCGCTGAAAGAGCAATTTTACGATTTAAAATTGTTTTTCCAAGCGCGTTTAGTATTTTAATTTGACTAGAGGTATTTTGGGGAGCATTGATTACAATGGTTAATGCAAGTGTAAAAGGGTTAGGATAAATGTTAGAAAATTCCTTGAGAGAAGAATCAAACCTAATTTTAGGATTATTTGTTCCAAATTTGAATAATGTTGAAGCTTTCTCCATTTTAATCAGTTCATTTTCATTGGAAACCAAGGGCATAATAGGACAAAAATCACATAGATCAGGAGCATAAATACAAGGATCTATAGCCTGTCTATAGGATTCAATCAATGGATCTGTATTAAGAACCAATTTGGTCGCAATGACTTCGCATAATTCTGAATCATATTTATATACACGTAGATTTGGTCGTTGACCCGAAACAGGCTCATCACAATAACATAATGTATAATCATCATCTATAGGTGGTCCTCCTGGCCCTATAACGATATCAATATCTGTATTAGCATCAGGGTCACAAACCGGTGCATATATATATTCCTCAATCTCTCTAAAACCACCACCTTCAAAAGATGGAGGCAGCCCAGGAATGGTTCCTGGCAAAAATAAGCAACCACATCTATTTCCTTCAGAGAGATAAATTGCTGTGGTGTTACAAGGTACTAAATAAGGTCCAGCACCAAATTTTTCGAAAACTAACTCCCCTCCATTTTGACAAATATTTTCTCCTGTAGTACAATTCGGATCCGGATTGAAGCTCCATCGTTTATCAAAAGAATTTAGGCATTGACTATTTATAAAAGTCCCATAATCTACATAACCACAAGTTTCGCATATATTTAACTCATTTACTACTAAAATATCTAAATCTGTACCAGGTAATAGATCATCCGAGGAAATATGCTCTACGGTAGCAGTTGGTAGTCCGAATTCCCCTAGGTTAAAATAAGCACCTCCTTTCACTTGACAGCCATTTTCCATAGTAACGATAACGGAATAATAACCAGGACGATCATGATCAATATTGACCTCGGAAACACCATAAATTGTCTCTGCCAAAGCAAACCAAGAAGGGTTTGACCTTTCTACACGTACCAACCCGGTTTCACCATTACTCCACTGCAAATGGATATAACTGAAATCATTTTCAATATAAGCTGGCCCTCCTAACGCAATTCCACCAAATTCTAATTGACTTGGACCTTCATTTGGATCAAGGCAATTGTTTCGTGGATTTAAGGCAATTTGTGTTATATTACAATCATTAACTAAATTGAAACATTGATAAACCACCGCTCCACACAAATCTGTTAGAGTCAAACAATACGTCCCTGGAATTGAAAGGTTTTCAATATCTTGTTTATTATCATAAAAATTCCCAGGGCCCGACCAAACGTATGTAAATGGGGGGGTACCATTATAGATGGAAGTATTGATAGCCCCTGTTCCTGGCCCTGTAATAGGAGTAACACCATTGGGAGGATAGGCCGTTATTTCTGGCCCTTCTGGATTGCAATAAGGTACATCAAACTGACGTGAACGCTGACAACCATTAGCATCAGTAACTACTAGCACATAAGATCCTCCATCTATATACTGAATATCCTCGGTTTGGGCGCCATTGCTCCAACTAAAAGTATAGGGCGGAAGGCCTCCACTAATGGATACATCAATGGCACCATTGCCTTGGCCAGGTGTTCCGACCACTGATCCGGTAATGCTTTCTATATTAATCATCAAATCATTAGAAAGAGTGGGCACATCAAAACATGTTATCTTTTCACAAAGATTTCCACTAGTCACTGTTACACAATACTCTCCTGCACTCAATCCATCAATACTTGAAGTAGTAGCGCCATTTTCCCATAAAAAGGAAAGTGGTGTATCATAATTTCCAGTTGGATTTAAAGTAATCGACCCATTTGAGCCTCCACCGCAAATAGGTTCAATTGTTTCATTAAGCGAAAATTCAATGACGGGAATTGTATAATAATAAGTTTTTTCGCATCCCAATCCACTAATCGTAACAGCATAATCGCCTGCTGCTAAATTTTCTACATCCTGAGTGGTCGCGCCAGTGCTCCAGGTATAATAATAATTAGTGCCTGGTGAGCTATTCATACTTACATCTATACTTCCTGTGAATTGATCAAGACAGGCTGAATTAATGATTGCCCCCTGATAGTTTATCGCAATATTATCTGCACTAGGTTCTACCGTAATGGAACTGGGATACAGCATTTGTAGGCCACAAGCATCCGTCACCATAACCTGATAATTACCTGCGTATAAATCGTTCAGGGTAGCGCTGCGGGACAGCGTGTTGAATTCAATGGTTTCACCATTCCCTAGGTTTTCCCATTCGAAAGTAAAGGGACTTTTTCCGCCACTGATTTGAATAGCGATGGCACCATTATTTGTACCACAAGCCCTGGTGACCGAAGGTGTTCCCCAAGTCATAGGTTGGTACGCAGGTAGTTCAAAACAGGTCGACGCTGAATTTCCACAGGCATCAGAGACGGTAATTGCATAACACTGGCCAGCTGCCAATTCGTCTATACAATTGCTCGTACTTCCATTGTCCCAAAGATAGGTATAGGCACCGCCACCACCGCTGGCTTGGATGCAGAGGCGACCATCATTGGTTCCGGGGCAGGCAGCAATGGCAAGGGTTTGACTAATCACAATTGGATCGTTTTGTGAACCAAGCGTCAGGAAAACCCGAACGGTATTACCGCAACGATATTCAATGATGTCCACGGGGTATGACCCAGCAGGTATATTCTCTAGACAAACACTACTTCCATGACCATTGAGCCATATGGCCTTATAGGGCCATTCGGGCAACTCAGGTAAACAAATGCTGCCATTGGAGGCACCTGGACAAGGTGGCATGAATTGTGCCCCATCCAATATCATTTGGGCGATATCATCTTCTGTCGGACAAATATCGGTACAGGCCTCACTAATACAGCCCGCTGCATCATATACTTCCACACAATATCGGCCGGGGATATTGGCAATGAGGGTAGGAGAAAAAGGGCCTGGAAAGGTTTCAATTTGCCCTTTGGGGTCTGTAAAGACGTATTTGGTGTAAGGATAAGTGCCGTCGGTGACCGTTGCCCAATAACGAATCCCATTAAAACTTGGCGAGGTCGTGAGTTCCACTTCCATACAGCCTTTGTATAAACGGTGAACATCATCGAAGGGATTCCAGTTTTCATTTAATGGCGGAGACCAATTGCAATCAGCCTGCAAAGATGGTATAGACACACAATTTGTCATATTACTACTATAGGAACGAAGATCAAGTAACGTATTGGGTGGAGTATCTAAATCTCCTCCAAAAAACATTAAGGTTTCATCCAATTCTCCTCCATTTACTAGATTCTGGAAATGATTTCCAAAAATAGTAAATGTGCCAATAGCTCCTGTTGATTCCTGTCTTTGGATATTTCCCAATTCTTGAGAAAATTGTAGAATGAAATAATCCAACTCCTTATTCGCCCGAGCCACCACTTTCAGCTCCCTCAAACCATCCTGCATCTCCTGCCAAACCTGTGCAGAAATATCCAGCATACCACCCGTATAAAACACACAGCCCCAAGCACTGGGCAACCACTGTGCATCATAGATCAAGACCTGATCGACAGCACTACTTGTCGACACCGCATAGACCTTCACTGATTCGATATAGGGATACTCCTCCTCTGGTTCCGTTGATACGGTGGAATAGGTTTCTACTACCGCACAGCCTTTGGCGTCCGTAACAGTGAGCGTGAAGTCGCCAGCTTCCAGGCCATCGATACTAGATGTATTCGCATTATTGCTCCAGGCATAGGTATAGGGCGTTTCTCCGCCACCCACGGTTACGGAAATGCTTCCGGCGCCATTTTCACCACAACTCACCGGCTGAATATCTGGCGTTAAAGAAAGGGCGGGGAGAATGCCAATGTTTATACTTTGAACTACGGTGCAACTATTGGCATCGGTAACCGTTACAGTGTAATCTCCAGGAGCAAGGTTGGCGCGAAAGGAACCTTCGGCGCCATCCGACCAG from Saprospiraceae bacterium encodes:
- a CDS encoding gliding motility-associated C-terminal domain-containing protein — translated: MRFLIFILLSLFFTWLNAQSAIYADTIILTGSAGQAVQVNMGDIDLNSCSAENLSSSIKLYVTALTFTSEGKAFGFSTESAFLSFYPSLFRVGGIGSGIGYDVTFRLPTYDDPFVTALGCDYNNGIYTAGWAIQRFYADPDIANPEDDSLSFRGYLPPEMRAAGGMTYRNGQFYITTESNTLVAVDVENAVNSTVVATFPDNGQVLDAMISFPYRCDSIVTYVFGRDTAGTTIYTLDFEDYSLEEYCRLDKKLFAVATPEECVQPPCEMYVDLDEDDSAGLAVHDFQIDTICRSFSGVGDVDLKVFSVLDIDSIVVALTQHPDGLMDQLYGPMSTANITVATRTPFRRYVLINNGEASFADFEALFSAFSFSNIKPDLTYGPRQLFVQAHAGIYSSEPALMHFYIGDGALDLQPQLTTPSCFGQTDGAITLQPTGAMAPFNYLWEDGSTEDHQLNLVAGAYAVTLTAADGCTLQDTVFLPEPDLLSLSLEVPQDTICPNSGQIQALVSGGTMPYAYDWSNGATHANLTGLAAGTYQLALEDANGCTSLAVVTLVQQDTLFTFQEEVACAGEMINVAGTNYTVDTSFCLNYQSTMGCDSIHCVTLQFLDTIRVTSYVELCPGESYMINGLSLSQDTTLCWVNPSSNGCDSTYCLSLNVLDEVTPLAASICPGDSYLFAGLDRTEPGLYRDTLAGSRGCDSIVQLQLSFLPAPQVEWRTDGSFCTQATVALDPGLHSRYLWSTGATTPGIVATAPGTYQVTVENAQGCASTEAITLSSNDLSFTTITEAPLCAGEASGSLMVTNIIGGVSPYLYALGDQAFQPNPVFGQLKAGTYRLLVEDAEGCQSEQLLTLSDPPAIGLLPPMDATLNLGDTIPLAATAQQSNLIVRWSPPEGLRCEDCLVTEAFPAHTTRYLLEVTDANGCQEQAQVLLQVDRTLGLFIPNALSPNDDGINDRLVIQVDASVRRLSDLQIFNRWGVLVYEQASLSPGQESWDGKFRDQLQASGVYVYQLQVERVDGVVETISGALLIVR
- a CDS encoding T9SS type A sorting domain-containing protein, translated to MTRTKRPFVPVAKLCMLITLLSITDQLNAQIEIGPASKCICTEGSPGKIELVSEGTAGPFTFVWDGPESFSSTDQNLENLYVPGLYSVTVTNAHACEVYLQIELESCEGINDIYLAPQSPHCNDPGSGSISLEVSGGAAPLSYAWSTGATTQNLSGLSIGTYSVTVTDNNGCTWSEALILAPAEPLDIVGFNVCEVNGEGLLEPEVTGGVPPLAFLWSTGASTEELVADAGTYSLTVTDIGGCSQTASYVIYNPPVVTGTVTPTPCEQAVGAISLSALPGQATPIVAWEWSDGNSSQNRTGLAAGNYCVTVTDANDCSFSDCFEVGSVNSLEVSEVIIDATNCDEPGNGSIALTASGGNPPYVFDWADGATGALRENLSAGNFQVTLSDQDECTLIQTYTVGSSASDLSLEATVIDDCENRGEGAILTTVTGGQLPYTYRWGFTGATSADLVGLTAGIYTLVVTDDLGCTQSAIYTVANHQLPDIQATLSPTFCGQSLGSISLTIANQPNPDPTAFQWADGAQGTSRTNLAAGTYTLTYTDPNGCQLVNNYEIIEENEAFTLTIAVSPSCATASSGSVDVAPSNGSAPYAFNWSDGAEGSFRANLAPGDYTVTVTDANSCTVVQSINIGILPALSLTPDIQPVSCGENGAGSISVTVGGGETPYTYAWSNNANTSSIDGLEAGDFTLTVTDAKGCAVVETYSTVSTEPEEEYPYIESVKVYAVSTSSAVDQVLIYDAQWLPSAWGCVFYTGGMLDISAQVWQEMQDGLRELKVVARANKELDYFILQFSQELGNIQRQESTGAIGTFTIFGNHFQNLVNGGELDETLMFFGGDLDTPPNTLLDLRSYSSNMTNCVSIPSLQADCNWSPPLNENWNPFDDVHRLYKGCMEVELTTSPSFNGIRYWATVTDGTYPYTKYVFTDPKGQIETFPGPFSPTLIANIPGRYCVEVYDAAGCISEACTDICPTEDDIAQMILDGAQFMPPCPGASNGSICLPELPEWPYKAIWLNGHGSSVCLENIPAGSYPVDIIEYRCGNTVRVFLTLGSQNDPIVISQTLAIAACPGTNDGRLCIQASGGGGAYTYLWDNGSTSNCIDELAAGQCYAITVSDACGNSASTCFELPAYQPMTWGTPSVTRACGTNNGAIAIQISGGKSPFTFEWENLGNGETIEFNTLSRSATLNDLYAGNYQVMVTDACGLQMLYPSSITVEPSADNIAINYQGAIINSACLDQFTGSIDVSMNSSPGTNYYYTWSTGATTQDVENLAAGDYAVTISGLGCEKTYYYTIPVIEFSLNETIEPICGGGSNGSITLNPTGNYDTPLSFLWENGATTSSIDGLSAGEYCVTVTSGNLCEKITCFDVPTLSNDLMINIESITGSVVGTPGQGNGAIDVSISGGLPPYTFSWSNGAQTEDIQYIDGGSYVLVVTDANGCQRSRQFDVPYCNPEGPEITAYPPNGVTPITGPGTGAINTSIYNGTPPFTYVWSGPGNFYDNKQDIENLSIPGTYCLTLTDLCGAVVYQCFNLVNDCNITQIALNPRNNCLDPNEGPSQLEFGGIALGGPAYIENDFSYIHLQWSNGETGLVRVERSNPSWFALAETIYGVSEVNIDHDRPGYYSVIVTMENGCQVKGGAYFNLGEFGLPTATVEHISSDDLLPGTDLDILVVNELNICETCGYVDYGTFINSQCLNSFDKRWSFNPDPNCTTGENICQNGGELVFEKFGAGPYLVPCNTTAIYLSEGNRCGCLFLPGTIPGLPPSFEGGGFREIEEYIYAPVCDPDANTDIDIVIGPGGPPIDDDYTLCYCDEPVSGQRPNLRVYKYDSELCEVIATKLVLNTDPLIESYRQAIDPCIYAPDLCDFCPIMPLVSNENELIKMEKASTLFKFGTNNPKIRFDSSLKEFSNIYPNPFTLALTIVINAPQNTSSQIKILNALGKTILNRKIALSAGETISELQIPLDIPDGIYYILIETEHGERAVHKIVRAK